In Streptantibioticus cattleyicolor NRRL 8057 = DSM 46488, a genomic segment contains:
- a CDS encoding DUF2267 domain-containing protein, with product MITHERLVQEVSSRARLAGSDDAGRVVKVTLASLTHQLAPELRRRLRQAVPAAERDATVATGPPAGGGATGLLGEVSRYLGTPPERARYLTQAVLSTVCDADPEVGRELRDGLPEEFGELFTAPEPYPERMHAATDAPAPLTPAELERELRRRPRWNGDVHRLTRTVALPADRLPPLLGGVRRAAEELGHRAEHRVTGDGVTFVLHTRSVGGVTPLDLRLADRIDEAVAAVSSGGRPGR from the coding sequence ATGATCACCCATGAACGCCTGGTGCAGGAGGTCTCCTCCCGGGCCCGGCTGGCCGGTTCCGACGACGCCGGCCGGGTCGTCAAGGTGACGCTGGCCTCGCTGACCCACCAGTTGGCGCCGGAGCTGCGGCGGCGGCTGCGGCAGGCGGTCCCGGCCGCGGAACGCGACGCGACGGTGGCCACCGGGCCGCCGGCGGGCGGCGGGGCGACCGGACTCCTCGGCGAGGTCAGCCGCTACCTGGGCACGCCGCCGGAACGGGCCCGCTATCTGACGCAGGCGGTGCTCTCCACGGTGTGCGACGCCGACCCGGAGGTGGGCCGGGAACTGCGGGACGGACTGCCGGAGGAGTTCGGCGAGTTGTTCACCGCGCCCGAGCCGTACCCGGAGCGGATGCACGCCGCCACCGACGCCCCGGCCCCGCTCACCCCGGCGGAGCTGGAACGGGAACTGCGCCGCAGGCCGCGGTGGAACGGGGACGTCCACCGGCTGACCCGTACCGTGGCGCTGCCGGCCGACCGGCTGCCGCCGCTGCTGGGCGGGGTGCGGCGGGCCGCGGAGGAGCTGGGCCACCGGGCCGAGCACCGGGTCACCGGCGACGGGGTCACCTTCGTGCTGCACACCCGCTCGGTCGGCGGGGTCACGCCGCTCGACCTCCGACTGGCCGACCGCATCGACGAGGCGGTGGCCGCCGTCTCCTCCGGCGGGCGTCCGGGGCGCTGA
- a CDS encoding YbhB/YbcL family Raf kinase inhibitor-like protein — MSGIELKSAAFNDQALIPRRYTMDGENVSPPLSWSGIPDGTVELVLLCEDPDAPTGTFTHWLVTGVNPDSDGVAAGGEPRGGTPHTNGFGRRGWGGPLPPVGDPAHRYFFRLYAMAEPVSLADDASAADVHAAVDGPCLASGTVVGTYQR; from the coding sequence ATGTCAGGCATCGAGCTGAAGAGCGCCGCGTTCAACGACCAAGCGCTGATCCCGCGCCGTTACACCATGGACGGCGAGAACGTCTCCCCGCCGCTGAGCTGGTCCGGGATCCCGGACGGCACCGTCGAGCTGGTGCTGCTGTGCGAGGACCCCGACGCCCCGACCGGGACGTTCACGCACTGGCTGGTCACCGGGGTCAACCCGGACAGCGACGGCGTCGCGGCCGGTGGGGAGCCCCGGGGCGGCACCCCGCACACCAACGGCTTCGGCCGGCGCGGCTGGGGCGGCCCGCTGCCTCCCGTCGGCGACCCGGCCCACCGCTACTTCTTCCGCCTGTACGCCATGGCCGAGCCCGTCTCGCTGGCCGACGACGCCTCCGCCGCGGACGTCCACGCCGCCGTCGACGGGCCCTGCCTGGCGAGCGGCACCGTCGTCGGCACGTACCAGCGCTGA
- a CDS encoding dienelactone hydrolase family protein, with protein MLRQVNPAAMTVPVTGGVLVGEVESPDAPSAVVVLAQDGGGVRHSPQERVTAAALRGAGLATLLLDLVTGPEETDPGAAELGHRLTIAVDLLERAEEAGAPVPDGLPVGLFGIGSGAAPALLAAAERPGRVAAVVCRAGCPDEAGDALDRIRVPVLLLAGGRDHAALNCDEAAADRLRAPFTVHVVPGADRAFTTPGPLAEATSAALDWFGAMATRAPG; from the coding sequence ATGCTCCGGCAGGTGAACCCGGCGGCGATGACGGTCCCGGTGACCGGCGGGGTGCTCGTCGGCGAGGTGGAGTCGCCCGACGCGCCCTCGGCGGTGGTCGTCCTCGCCCAGGACGGCGGTGGCGTCCGGCACAGTCCGCAGGAGCGGGTGACCGCGGCGGCGCTGCGCGGCGCGGGCCTCGCCACCCTCCTGCTCGACCTGGTCACCGGCCCCGAGGAGACCGACCCCGGCGCCGCCGAACTCGGCCACCGGCTGACCATCGCCGTCGACCTGCTGGAACGCGCCGAGGAAGCCGGAGCGCCGGTGCCGGACGGCCTGCCGGTGGGCCTCTTCGGCATCGGCAGCGGGGCCGCGCCGGCGCTGCTGGCCGCCGCCGAACGCCCCGGCCGGGTGGCCGCCGTCGTCTGCCGGGCCGGCTGCCCCGACGAGGCGGGCGACGCCCTCGACCGCATCCGCGTCCCGGTGCTGCTGCTCGCCGGCGGCCGGGACCACGCGGCGCTGAACTGTGACGAGGCCGCGGCGGACCGGCTGCGCGCCCCCTTCACCGTCCACGTGGTGCCCGGCGCCGACCGCGCCTTCACCACCCCGGGACCGCTCGCCGAGGCCACCTCGGCCGCCCTCGACTGGTTCGGCGCCATGGCCACCCGGGCACCCGGGTGA
- a CDS encoding phosphoribosyltransferase codes for MLFHDRRQAGQELGVRLLEWAADGDLNDTIVLGLPRGGVPVAAEIARALHAPLDVLVVRKIGAPGRPEAGIGAIADDDPPLFDHEALAILDLTEEQLTADVARERAELHRRERLYRGHRPAPRVAGRTVIVVDDGLATGVTAGAAVRHLRRQDPARLILAIPVCGVHTASDMRQETHDLVCLHQPRRFRAVGEWYENFDQVDDDEVIEILREFVAA; via the coding sequence GTGCTTTTCCACGACCGCCGACAGGCCGGACAGGAGCTCGGCGTCCGGCTCTTGGAGTGGGCCGCCGACGGCGACCTCAACGACACCATCGTGCTGGGCCTGCCCCGGGGCGGTGTCCCCGTCGCGGCCGAGATCGCCCGTGCCCTGCACGCCCCGCTGGACGTGCTCGTCGTCCGCAAGATCGGCGCCCCCGGCCGCCCGGAAGCCGGCATCGGGGCCATCGCCGACGACGACCCGCCGCTCTTCGACCACGAGGCGCTGGCCATCCTCGACCTGACCGAGGAGCAGCTCACCGCGGACGTCGCCCGCGAACGGGCCGAACTCCACCGCCGCGAACGGCTCTACCGGGGGCACCGCCCCGCGCCCCGGGTGGCCGGCCGCACCGTGATCGTGGTCGACGACGGCCTGGCCACCGGGGTCACCGCGGGCGCCGCCGTACGCCACCTGCGCCGCCAGGACCCCGCCCGGCTGATCCTGGCCATCCCGGTCTGCGGCGTCCACACCGCCTCCGACATGCGCCAGGAGACCCACGACCTGGTCTGCCTCCACCAGCCCCGCCGGTTCCGCGCGGTGGGGGAGTGGTACGAGAACTTCGACCAGGTCGACGACGACGAGGTGATCGAGATCCTGCGGGAGTTCGTCGCGGCGTAG
- a CDS encoding glycoside hydrolase family 27 protein: protein MHHGSSPTPEETVHVCARPRSLRTGVVLTLLAALLPALAVLGGAGSAHALDDGLARTPPMGWNDWNAFGCSVTERLVEQTADTMVASGMKDAGYTYVNIDDCWMTHSRDAAGHLVPDPAKFPDGIKGTADYVHRKGLKLGIYESAGTATCAGYPGSLGHERQDAADFAAWGVDYLKYDNCNNQGVPYQQRYDAMRDALKATGRPIVYSLCEWGEDSVWTWGAATGHLWRTTGDISASFGSMLSIYRSNVRLAGYAGPGGWNDPDMLEVGNGMSFTEDRTEFTLWAEMAAPLIAGTDLRTATPATLSLYTNRDVIAVDQDPLGRQGTEVSSSGGLHVLAKPLAGGDVAVVLFNENAAPATITTSASTAGLPAAPSYRLTNLWSHQVTSTGGTVSAQVPGHGTVMYRVSVGGGSSVGTTHPLAGASSARCLDVAGGATTPGTPVDIRDCDGGAWQAWTPTASGELRVYGGTQCLDAYDNRTSPGTPVKLWPCNGGANQRWNLDPDGTVTGVQSGLCLDVTGGNTPAGNVNGTRVELWDCNGGANQQWRLV, encoded by the coding sequence CCCTGCTCCCCGCGCTCGCCGTCCTCGGCGGCGCGGGGAGCGCCCACGCCCTGGACGACGGACTGGCCAGGACCCCGCCGATGGGGTGGAACGACTGGAACGCCTTCGGCTGTTCGGTCACCGAGCGACTCGTCGAGCAGACCGCCGACACGATGGTGGCCTCCGGCATGAAGGACGCCGGCTACACCTACGTCAACATCGACGACTGCTGGATGACCCACTCCCGGGACGCCGCCGGCCACCTGGTGCCCGACCCGGCGAAATTCCCCGACGGCATCAAGGGCACCGCCGACTACGTCCACCGCAAGGGGCTCAAACTCGGCATCTACGAAAGCGCCGGCACCGCGACCTGCGCCGGCTACCCCGGCAGCCTCGGCCATGAGCGCCAGGACGCGGCCGACTTCGCCGCCTGGGGTGTCGACTACCTCAAGTACGACAACTGCAACAACCAGGGCGTGCCCTACCAGCAGCGGTACGACGCCATGCGGGACGCCCTGAAGGCCACCGGCCGGCCGATCGTCTACAGCCTGTGCGAGTGGGGCGAGGACTCGGTCTGGACCTGGGGCGCGGCCACCGGCCATCTGTGGCGGACCACCGGGGACATCTCGGCCTCCTTCGGCTCCATGCTGTCGATCTACCGCAGCAACGTGCGGCTCGCCGGTTACGCGGGCCCCGGCGGCTGGAACGACCCCGACATGCTGGAGGTCGGCAACGGCATGTCGTTCACCGAGGACCGCACCGAGTTCACCCTGTGGGCCGAGATGGCCGCCCCGCTGATCGCCGGCACCGATCTGCGCACCGCGACCCCGGCCACCTTGTCGCTGTACACCAACCGCGACGTGATCGCGGTGGACCAGGACCCGCTGGGCCGGCAGGGCACCGAGGTCTCCTCCTCCGGCGGCCTCCACGTCCTCGCCAAGCCGCTGGCGGGCGGTGATGTCGCGGTGGTGCTCTTCAACGAGAACGCCGCGCCGGCCACCATCACCACCAGCGCCTCGACCGCGGGCCTGCCGGCCGCGCCCTCCTACCGGCTCACCAACCTGTGGAGCCACCAGGTCACCAGCACCGGCGGGACGGTCTCCGCCCAGGTCCCCGGGCACGGCACGGTGATGTACCGGGTCTCCGTAGGCGGCGGCAGCAGCGTCGGCACCACGCATCCGCTGGCCGGGGCCTCCTCGGCGCGCTGCCTCGACGTGGCCGGCGGCGCCACCACACCCGGCACCCCGGTCGACATCCGGGACTGCGACGGCGGCGCCTGGCAGGCGTGGACCCCGACGGCCTCCGGCGAACTGCGCGTCTACGGCGGCACCCAGTGCCTGGACGCCTACGACAACCGGACCTCGCCGGGCACCCCGGTCAAGCTGTGGCCCTGCAACGGCGGCGCCAACCAGCGGTGGAACCTCGACCCGGACGGCACGGTCACCGGGGTCCAGTCCGGCCTGTGCCTCGACGTCACCGGCGGCAACACCCCGGCCGGCAACGTCAACGGCACCCGCGTGGAACTGTGGGACTGCAACGGCGGCGCCAACCAGCAGTGGCGACTGGTCTGA